One Nocardia sp. BMG111209 DNA segment encodes these proteins:
- a CDS encoding aldehyde dehydrogenase has product MSVQSVLEEIRERPGSGEVIPIIDPATEEQITEFTDGGAEAVDAAVARAKATADSGVWKDLAASKKAKILWRIADLIDENAAVLAGLESLNAGIPEFQAQTIVEVGSEWFRYYAGWCTKLDGIAHDVATTGLTGVESRLHAYSLKEPYGVVGLIFPWNGPVFNYCAKLAPALAAGCSSIVKPAEETPLSALVFDRILAEAGIPDGVVNLVTGYGHTTGAAITAHPDVEKVAFTGSTEVGRAIVHASADSNLNKITLELGGKSPVLIFDDADIDTAIMYAGIGTFVHSGQACVCGSRILVQRSVFDRVVAGLAQFGDSLQLGGPKDEGSMIGPLISKKQLNRVLGFLDDGKSDGVEYVTGGQRLDRPGYFVRPTVVTNVDPATSRLFKEEIFGPVVTVLPFDTEEEAVALANDSTYGLAATVYTKDLGRAHRVAKRLQAGTVSLNCQLVFDHSMPFGGYKQSGWGFESGRAGIETYLQTKFVWAQM; this is encoded by the coding sequence ATGTCGGTGCAGTCCGTGCTGGAGGAGATTCGTGAGCGGCCCGGTTCCGGTGAGGTGATCCCGATCATCGACCCGGCCACCGAGGAGCAGATCACCGAGTTCACCGACGGCGGAGCGGAAGCCGTCGACGCCGCGGTCGCGCGGGCGAAGGCGACGGCGGATTCGGGCGTCTGGAAAGACCTGGCGGCCAGCAAGAAAGCCAAGATCCTGTGGCGCATCGCCGATCTGATCGACGAGAACGCGGCGGTGCTGGCCGGGCTGGAGTCGCTGAACGCGGGTATCCCGGAATTCCAGGCGCAGACCATCGTCGAGGTCGGTTCGGAATGGTTCCGGTACTACGCCGGATGGTGCACCAAGCTCGACGGCATCGCCCACGACGTGGCGACCACCGGCCTCACCGGGGTCGAGTCGCGCCTGCACGCCTACAGCCTCAAGGAGCCGTACGGCGTTGTGGGACTGATCTTCCCGTGGAACGGCCCGGTGTTCAACTACTGCGCCAAGCTCGCGCCCGCGCTGGCGGCGGGTTGCAGCAGTATCGTGAAACCCGCTGAGGAGACCCCGCTCTCGGCCCTGGTGTTCGATCGGATCCTGGCCGAGGCCGGGATTCCGGACGGGGTGGTGAATCTGGTGACCGGATACGGTCACACCACCGGTGCGGCCATCACCGCGCATCCGGATGTGGAGAAGGTGGCGTTCACCGGATCCACCGAGGTCGGGCGGGCGATCGTGCACGCCTCGGCGGACAGCAATCTGAACAAGATCACCCTGGAACTGGGCGGCAAGTCGCCGGTGCTGATCTTCGACGACGCCGACATCGACACCGCGATCATGTACGCGGGCATCGGGACGTTCGTGCACTCGGGTCAGGCGTGTGTCTGCGGTTCGCGAATCCTGGTGCAGCGCTCCGTCTTCGACCGTGTGGTGGCGGGGCTGGCGCAGTTCGGCGACAGCCTGCAGCTCGGTGGCCCGAAGGACGAGGGCAGTATGATCGGCCCGCTGATCAGCAAGAAGCAGCTGAACCGGGTGCTGGGCTTCCTCGACGACGGCAAGTCCGACGGCGTGGAATACGTCACCGGCGGGCAGCGCCTGGACCGGCCGGGCTACTTCGTGCGCCCCACCGTGGTCACGAATGTGGATCCGGCGACGAGCCGGTTGTTCAAGGAGGAGATCTTCGGTCCGGTCGTGACGGTACTGCCGTTCGACACCGAGGAGGAGGCGGTCGCGCTGGCCAACGACAGCACCTACGGCCTCGCCGCCACGGTCTACACCAAGGATCTCGGCCGCGCGCACCGGGTCGCCAAGCGCCTGCAGGCCGGCACCGTATCGCTGAACTGCCAGTTGGTGTTCGACCACTCGATGCCCTTCGGTGGTTACAAGCAGTCCGGCTGGGGCTTCGAATCCGGCCGCGCCGGCATCGAGACCTACCTGCAGACGAAATTCGTCTGGGCACAGATGTAG
- a CDS encoding MarR family winged helix-turn-helix transcriptional regulator — MKYDFVPSERSMLLTLQRATHATLHRIATELVDLDMTASEMNALGNLADGQSRTVSQLAAAIGARPTTLTSVLDRLEKRGLIARVARAGDRRSILIELTEPGRATAATIRRTLAELESRAVAGLSPGAIEGFYTVLDALTEEKR, encoded by the coding sequence GTGAAGTACGATTTCGTTCCATCCGAGCGATCCATGCTGCTGACCCTGCAACGCGCCACGCATGCCACGCTCCACCGGATCGCCACCGAACTGGTCGATCTCGATATGACCGCCTCCGAGATGAACGCGCTGGGCAACCTCGCCGACGGGCAGAGCCGGACGGTGTCCCAGCTCGCCGCCGCGATCGGCGCCCGCCCCACGACGCTGACCAGCGTGCTGGACCGGCTGGAGAAGCGCGGCCTGATCGCCCGGGTCGCCCGCGCGGGTGACCGGCGCTCGATCCTGATCGAACTGACCGAGCCCGGCCGGGCCACCGCCGCCACGATCCGCCGGACCCTCGCCGAGCTGGAATCCCGCGCGGTCGCGGGCCTTTCCCCCGGCGCGATCGAGGGTTTCTACACCGTGCTGGACGCCCTGACCGAGGAGAAACGATGA
- a CDS encoding MarR family transcriptional regulator translates to MHQDPGPDETRMQELTAAVEELVRYVRRSTTTGELSTAAAAVLSRLGREGPQRLTELARAEHVSQPSMTQLVTRMERDRLVARGAHRTDGRGVLVEITDNGRIVLSQRQTERSLALGQLVAKLSESERSAVLIALPALARAIHGP, encoded by the coding sequence ATGCATCAGGATCCGGGGCCGGACGAGACGCGGATGCAGGAGTTGACCGCCGCGGTCGAGGAGCTGGTCCGCTATGTGCGGCGCAGCACCACGACCGGCGAGTTGAGTACGGCCGCCGCGGCGGTACTGAGCCGATTGGGACGGGAGGGGCCGCAGCGGCTCACGGAACTGGCTCGCGCGGAACATGTTTCGCAACCGAGCATGACGCAGCTGGTGACGCGGATGGAGCGGGATCGGCTGGTCGCCCGCGGCGCGCATCGCACGGACGGCCGCGGGGTCCTGGTGGAGATCACCGACAACGGCCGGATCGTGTTGTCGCAGCGGCAGACCGAACGTTCCCTGGCGCTGGGGCAGCTGGTCGCGAAGTTGTCCGAGTCCGAGCGCAGCGCGGTGCTGATCGCGCTGCCCGCGCTGGCCCGCGCGATCCACGGGCCCTGA
- a CDS encoding MFS transporter produces MNLGSDTDADAPATIDVRLAVVLAVACGLAVADVYYAQPLVASIGADLAIGRGALGLITATTQGGYLLGLALIVPLGDLVDRRRLIVGLMVTAACGLGAVVAAPGALWLFAANALVGAASAVVQVIVAYAAASSAPQHRGRVVGTVTGGVVTGILLARLVSGWVAELAGWRVMYAVAAVTLLGAAGILAGVLPRDRIARPRVRYTRLITSALVLGLREPVVRVRAAIGLSMFAAFGALWGAMALPLTAAPWHLSTGAIGMFALAGVAGALGATGAGRLADRGHARTVTAIALVALTLSWTAIAAAPRSLALFALGVIVLDLAVQALHVTNQQLIVAVDPAASSRLIAGYMLFYSLGSGTGAVAATTLYGRTGWCGVCVFGAAISALALGVWAADRLRRRTTGAAGECAATVACE; encoded by the coding sequence ATGAATCTCGGAAGCGATACCGACGCCGATGCTCCGGCCACGATCGATGTGCGCCTGGCCGTCGTGCTCGCGGTGGCGTGCGGGCTGGCGGTGGCCGACGTCTACTACGCCCAGCCGCTGGTGGCGAGCATCGGCGCGGACCTCGCCATCGGACGCGGGGCCCTCGGGCTGATCACGGCCACGACCCAGGGCGGCTATCTGCTCGGGCTGGCGCTGATCGTCCCGCTGGGTGATCTGGTCGATCGCCGGCGCCTGATCGTGGGCCTGATGGTCACGGCGGCGTGCGGGCTGGGTGCGGTGGTCGCGGCGCCGGGAGCGCTCTGGTTGTTCGCCGCGAACGCGCTGGTCGGTGCGGCCTCGGCGGTGGTACAGGTCATCGTCGCCTACGCCGCGGCGTCGAGTGCGCCGCAGCACCGGGGCCGGGTCGTGGGCACGGTGACCGGTGGCGTGGTGACCGGAATCCTGTTGGCCCGCTTGGTATCCGGATGGGTCGCCGAGCTGGCGGGGTGGCGCGTGATGTACGCGGTGGCGGCGGTGACCCTGCTCGGCGCCGCGGGCATCCTGGCCGGTGTGCTGCCGCGCGATCGGATCGCCCGGCCGCGGGTGCGCTACACCCGGTTGATCACCTCGGCGCTGGTCCTGGGCCTGCGCGAGCCGGTGGTGCGGGTGCGCGCGGCGATCGGGCTGTCGATGTTCGCCGCCTTCGGGGCGCTGTGGGGTGCGATGGCGTTGCCGCTCACGGCGGCGCCGTGGCATCTGTCCACCGGTGCGATCGGCATGTTCGCGCTCGCGGGCGTGGCCGGGGCGCTGGGCGCGACCGGCGCCGGACGGCTGGCCGACCGCGGGCACGCCCGGACGGTCACCGCGATCGCCCTGGTGGCGCTGACGCTGTCCTGGACGGCGATCGCGGCGGCGCCACGGTCGCTGGCGCTGTTCGCGCTCGGCGTGATCGTGCTGGATCTGGCCGTGCAGGCGCTGCACGTGACCAATCAGCAACTGATCGTGGCCGTCGACCCCGCCGCGAGCAGCCGGCTGATCGCGGGCTACATGCTCTTCTACTCGCTCGGCAGCGGCACCGGGGCCGTCGCGGCGACGACCCTCTACGGCCGCACCGGCTGGTGCGGGGTGTGCGTCTTCGGCGCCGCGATATCGGCTCTGGCACTGGGGGTCTGGGCCGCCGACCGGCTCCGCCGTCGTACCACCGGGGCCGCCGGCGAGTGCGCGGCCACGGTGGCCTGCGAATGA
- a CDS encoding serine/threonine-protein kinase, with translation MDRRPAPDDARDANRTRPEVAAAELGSAGFEVVAWIGRGRFGAVYRCVDSGHLDVAVEVADIGLDEDDRARFLREPRAAGICSHPNIVRVLRVGFTAAGFPYLVTPFRARGTLEHRIRHEGALRFPEVLCLGVKLAGALAAGHAVGLVHGAVEPANIVFTDDGAPQLADFEIAGILHSTAVTASPGYAAPEVSRSRPATPAADLYGLGATMFAALTGHPPGGREHGESLAAQPFRPRTGSMPDERAAAIPAALWSAVGAATDRRPEDRPGSAREFAARLRDIQFAAGLTVDAFVAVAPARAPAPSGTGPAGAGVAHFRPPVTADRLVDRPRLLDTLRAGGNRRLVFVHGPPGYGKSTLAAQWAAELAAEGIPTTWLTVRSDDNNIAWGLSRFVGAVRQLLPNLAAGLARVLEEGSAGASQRVLTMVIDEIHRSGRTVAVVVDDWHRIRSTEAKAAMRYLLDHACHHLRLIVTSRYATGLPLAGLRAQDEVVEIDEQALRFDEPETEQLLLGIGGLPLSRPEAEHLRDTTEGWAAGLQLAALSMRGKSDLAERIDRISGHHRTIGRYLMENVVEEIEPDVLEFMMRTAVAETISGELAEALTGRPDAQDLLRAIHQRGLFLRSVDEEQHRFRYHSLFADFLRHRLAQRDPDPTADLHLVAAEWFAGQEMLTDAVDHFLAAGAPGAALRLVVDRSDALLSDSRMVTFLALVDKLPPAVTETDPRLQLAVAMAQLALLHLDAVRAAYDRARQLLAGRPADARTAELDLACEIAAAGLTLQSDRFRDLSPTAKQRLRLRPSLPPYIAGVGRLLLATTALLSFDFDEARRWRGPAPDTSDGQFLVVLNEVTVAAAAFEQLDVDDADRILRNVVSVALESGRWPNTPGLIAAAQLAELLYQTGQFAEADELLPAGEDIETVNVEILIASYGTAARLAAVRGRTAEAEQTLAAGEKVAQALSLPRLSSRIRNEQIRLGLRIAAGERTRLTHLGTYRPQPDQFRASRAEMDQDSAVRILLAERSPASIRQATQRAEEMSRQIRSQRRPRALLQAQLLFGGCLAAGGRTADAIDQLTPALQQCAQLGLVRFAVDNGGPSLASIAETLYGAPRTEQMPSRQFLQRILDEIESNRARRAGLPDR, from the coding sequence GTGGACAGGCGTCCGGCGCCCGACGACGCGCGCGATGCGAACCGAACTCGACCGGAGGTCGCCGCCGCCGAGTTGGGATCGGCCGGGTTCGAGGTGGTGGCGTGGATCGGGCGGGGCCGGTTCGGAGCCGTCTACCGGTGCGTCGACTCCGGCCACCTCGACGTCGCCGTCGAAGTCGCCGATATCGGGCTCGACGAGGACGACCGGGCCCGCTTCCTCCGCGAACCGCGGGCGGCCGGAATCTGCTCGCATCCGAATATCGTCCGGGTATTGCGGGTGGGGTTCACGGCGGCCGGATTCCCGTACCTGGTCACGCCGTTCCGGGCGCGGGGAACACTGGAACACCGGATCCGCCACGAGGGCGCCCTGCGGTTTCCGGAGGTGCTCTGCCTCGGCGTGAAGCTCGCCGGCGCGCTGGCTGCCGGGCATGCCGTCGGCCTCGTGCACGGTGCGGTGGAACCGGCGAACATCGTGTTCACCGATGACGGTGCGCCGCAACTGGCCGACTTCGAGATCGCCGGGATCCTCCACTCCACCGCGGTCACCGCCTCGCCCGGCTACGCCGCTCCGGAGGTGTCGCGGAGCCGGCCCGCGACACCGGCGGCCGACCTGTACGGGCTCGGCGCCACCATGTTCGCCGCCCTCACCGGACATCCGCCCGGCGGCCGCGAGCACGGTGAATCCCTTGCCGCACAACCCTTCCGACCTCGCACCGGATCGATGCCGGACGAGCGCGCGGCGGCGATCCCGGCCGCGCTGTGGTCGGCCGTCGGGGCGGCGACGGACCGGCGGCCCGAGGATCGGCCCGGTTCGGCGCGCGAGTTCGCGGCCCGGCTGCGCGATATCCAGTTCGCCGCCGGACTCACCGTCGACGCCTTCGTCGCCGTCGCACCGGCCCGCGCACCCGCGCCGAGCGGGACCGGGCCCGCCGGTGCGGGGGTGGCCCACTTCCGGCCGCCGGTCACCGCCGATCGCCTGGTCGACCGGCCGCGGCTGCTCGACACCCTGCGGGCGGGCGGGAATCGGCGGCTGGTCTTCGTGCACGGACCGCCGGGTTACGGCAAGAGCACCCTCGCCGCCCAGTGGGCCGCCGAGCTGGCCGCCGAGGGCATCCCGACCACCTGGCTGACCGTGCGCTCGGACGACAACAACATCGCCTGGGGCCTGTCCCGCTTCGTCGGCGCCGTCCGGCAGCTGCTGCCGAATCTCGCCGCCGGGCTCGCCCGGGTGCTAGAGGAGGGGTCGGCCGGTGCGTCCCAGCGCGTGCTGACGATGGTGATCGACGAGATCCACCGCAGTGGCCGGACCGTCGCCGTCGTCGTCGACGACTGGCATCGGATTCGCAGTACCGAGGCCAAGGCGGCGATGCGGTATCTGCTCGACCACGCCTGTCATCATCTGCGGCTCATCGTGACCAGCCGGTACGCGACGGGACTTCCGTTGGCCGGCTTGCGGGCTCAGGACGAAGTGGTCGAGATCGATGAGCAGGCACTGCGATTCGACGAACCGGAAACCGAGCAGCTGCTGCTCGGGATCGGGGGGCTGCCGCTGAGCCGCCCGGAGGCGGAGCATCTGCGCGACACGACCGAGGGCTGGGCCGCCGGACTGCAACTGGCCGCGCTGTCCATGCGGGGGAAGTCCGACCTCGCCGAGCGCATCGACCGGATCTCCGGGCACCACCGGACCATCGGCCGGTACCTGATGGAGAACGTCGTCGAGGAGATCGAGCCCGACGTCCTCGAATTCATGATGCGGACCGCGGTGGCCGAGACGATCTCCGGCGAACTCGCCGAGGCCCTCACCGGACGACCGGACGCGCAGGATCTGCTCCGGGCGATCCACCAGCGGGGTCTGTTCCTGCGCAGTGTGGACGAGGAGCAGCATCGGTTCCGCTATCACAGCCTGTTCGCCGATTTCCTGCGCCACCGGCTGGCCCAGCGGGATCCCGATCCGACCGCAGACCTGCACCTGGTCGCGGCGGAGTGGTTCGCCGGGCAGGAGATGCTCACCGACGCCGTCGACCATTTCCTGGCCGCCGGCGCGCCCGGCGCGGCGTTGCGGCTGGTCGTGGACCGGTCCGACGCGCTGCTGTCGGACTCCAGGATGGTCACGTTCCTGGCCCTGGTGGACAAGTTGCCGCCGGCGGTCACCGAGACCGATCCCCGGCTGCAACTCGCCGTCGCCATGGCACAACTGGCGCTGCTGCACCTGGACGCGGTGCGGGCCGCCTACGACCGCGCCCGGCAACTGCTCGCCGGCCGACCGGCCGATGCCCGCACGGCGGAACTGGACCTGGCCTGCGAGATCGCGGCGGCCGGACTCACCCTGCAGTCCGATCGTTTCCGCGACCTGTCGCCGACCGCGAAACAACGGCTGCGGCTGCGGCCTTCGCTACCGCCGTACATCGCCGGTGTCGGCCGGCTGCTCCTGGCCACCACGGCCCTGCTGAGCTTCGATTTCGACGAGGCCCGGCGCTGGCGCGGTCCGGCGCCGGACACCTCCGATGGGCAGTTCCTCGTCGTCCTGAACGAGGTCACCGTCGCCGCAGCGGCTTTCGAGCAGCTCGACGTGGACGACGCCGACCGGATCCTGCGCAACGTCGTGTCGGTGGCGCTCGAATCCGGCCGGTGGCCGAACACCCCCGGACTCATCGCCGCCGCGCAGTTGGCCGAATTGCTGTACCAGACAGGACAATTCGCCGAGGCGGACGAACTGCTCCCGGCGGGCGAGGATATCGAGACCGTCAACGTCGAAATCCTGATCGCCTCGTACGGCACCGCGGCGCGGCTGGCGGCCGTCCGCGGCCGGACCGCCGAGGCGGAGCAGACCCTCGCCGCGGGAGAGAAAGTCGCGCAGGCCCTTTCGCTGCCCCGGCTGTCGTCGCGGATCCGCAACGAACAGATCCGGCTCGGCCTGCGGATCGCGGCGGGCGAGCGGACGCGGCTCACGCACCTGGGCACGTATCGTCCGCAGCCGGACCAATTCCGGGCCAGCCGAGCGGAAATGGACCAGGATTCGGCCGTCCGGATCCTGCTCGCCGAGCGGTCACCCGCGTCGATCCGGCAGGCGACCCAGCGGGCCGAGGAGATGTCGCGGCAGATTCGATCGCAGCGGCGGCCGCGGGCACTTCTGCAGGCGCAGTTGCTGTTCGGGGGCTGTCTGGCCGCCGGCGGCCGCACCGCGGATGCCATCGATCAGCTGACCCCGGCCCTGCAGCAGTGCGCTCAGCTCGGCCTCGTCCGGTTCGCCGTCGACAACGGCGGGCCGTCCCTCGCCTCGATCGCCGAAACCCTGTACGGCGCACCGCGAACGGAGCAGATGCCGTCGCGGCAGTTCCTGCAGCGCATCCTCGACGAGATCGAATCCAACCGGGCACGCCGCGCCGGCCTGCCGGACCGCTGA
- a CDS encoding helix-turn-helix domain-containing protein, translated as MSETETGRPWTDPACPVARTVDLLGDKWSLLIVRDAFDGVTRFGQFQRNLGVAKNILADRLRNLVAIGVLRAEPASDGSRFHEYTLTEDGADLFDLVVSLRQWGRRHAFGPGESHSELVDSVTGEPIPELTYTTPDGRPVAADRTRVRKI; from the coding sequence ATGAGCGAGACGGAAACCGGTCGGCCGTGGACCGATCCGGCCTGTCCGGTGGCGCGCACGGTGGATCTGCTCGGTGACAAGTGGTCGCTGCTGATCGTTCGCGACGCCTTCGACGGCGTCACCCGGTTCGGGCAGTTCCAGCGCAACCTCGGAGTGGCCAAGAACATCCTGGCCGACCGGCTGCGCAACCTCGTGGCGATCGGGGTGCTGCGTGCCGAACCCGCCTCCGACGGCAGCCGATTCCACGAATACACGCTGACCGAGGACGGGGCCGACCTGTTCGACCTCGTGGTGAGCCTGCGGCAGTGGGGCCGGCGACATGCCTTCGGCCCCGGCGAATCCCATTCGGAACTGGTCGATTCCGTCACCGGCGAACCGATACCGGAACTGACCTACACCACACCCGACGGCCGGCCGGTGGCGGCCGATCGCACGCGGGTGCGCAAGATCTGA
- a CDS encoding universal stress protein, protein MGAPAADGVSRVIVAVGADGRAPAVVDAAARLARDTGSVLEIVHVQQTAVVEEQATETETGEQARAAVVAHLDRVAAQGISAAGQILAGVGDHAAAGRVLARHADRVGARAVAIGRSPRGPLAQFTDGSFTTALTHAAHCTVVLVGPDTDPTDVTADNLETLRTGSI, encoded by the coding sequence GTGGGCGCGCCGGCGGCCGACGGCGTCTCCCGGGTGATCGTGGCGGTCGGCGCCGACGGCCGGGCCCCCGCGGTCGTCGACGCCGCCGCGCGGCTGGCCCGGGACACCGGCAGCGTGCTGGAGATCGTCCACGTCCAGCAGACCGCGGTGGTCGAGGAGCAGGCCACCGAGACCGAGACCGGCGAACAGGCTCGGGCCGCGGTCGTCGCACATCTGGATCGTGTTGCCGCCCAGGGAATCTCCGCCGCCGGGCAGATCCTCGCCGGCGTCGGCGACCACGCCGCCGCGGGCCGGGTACTCGCCCGGCATGCCGACCGCGTCGGCGCCCGCGCGGTCGCGATCGGCCGCTCACCGCGTGGACCGCTCGCGCAGTTCACCGACGGCAGCTTCACCACCGCGCTCACCCACGCCGCACACTGCACCGTCGTGCTGGTCGGACCGGATACGGACCCGACCGACGTCACCGCCGACAATCTGGAGACGCTCCGCACCGGGTCGATCTGA
- a CDS encoding LacI family DNA-binding transcriptional regulator — MPGCDNGRHASRTRREPGRGGGTTSAQRTSRPTNADVARLAEVSIATVSYVLNNTAGRRISERTREAVHRAAEQLGYRPNVAARNLARGSGGVVLYVVPRVAVGEMPIQAGSLLATELARHGLLQVQIFETEDDRHVVEAVEGLDPMAVISMFPLSDAVRTAVDAARIPGIEVGLLPAFGDPLLIVGSLRVGHLVERGHRRIAFAHTDIAKWRAMGDHWLEGVAQAAAGHGLPPIVVGDVTAANAATVVGGWVRDGVTAVCAQSDEIACLVLHGLHQAGLRCPDDLAVIGVDANPLGAYLSPPLTTVEFKPAAVADIAIAATLAELGLPDRTAREPAPLAELIVRAST; from the coding sequence ATCCCGGGGTGCGATAATGGCCGGCACGCGTCCCGGACCCGCCGGGAGCCCGGCCGGGGAGGTGGCACCACGAGCGCGCAACGGACCTCCCGGCCCACCAACGCGGATGTCGCGCGCCTGGCCGAGGTGTCGATCGCCACGGTCAGCTACGTGTTGAACAACACTGCGGGACGGCGCATCTCGGAACGCACCCGGGAGGCGGTGCATCGTGCCGCCGAGCAACTGGGCTACCGGCCCAATGTCGCCGCCCGCAATCTCGCGCGCGGCAGCGGCGGGGTGGTGCTGTACGTGGTGCCGCGAGTCGCGGTGGGGGAGATGCCGATTCAGGCCGGCAGCCTGCTGGCCACCGAACTCGCCCGGCACGGCCTGCTGCAGGTCCAGATCTTCGAGACCGAGGACGACCGGCACGTCGTCGAGGCGGTCGAGGGTCTGGATCCGATGGCCGTCATCAGCATGTTCCCGCTGAGCGACGCCGTCCGGACGGCCGTGGACGCGGCGCGGATCCCGGGCATCGAGGTCGGTCTGCTGCCCGCGTTCGGGGATCCGCTGCTGATCGTCGGCTCGCTGCGCGTGGGCCATCTCGTCGAGCGTGGCCATCGCCGGATCGCGTTCGCCCACACCGATATCGCGAAATGGCGGGCCATGGGCGACCACTGGCTGGAGGGCGTCGCGCAGGCCGCCGCCGGGCACGGTCTGCCGCCGATCGTCGTCGGCGACGTCACCGCCGCGAATGCCGCGACGGTGGTCGGCGGGTGGGTGCGCGACGGCGTCACCGCGGTCTGCGCGCAGAGCGACGAGATCGCCTGCTTGGTCCTGCACGGCCTCCACCAGGCGGGCCTGCGCTGCCCGGACGACCTCGCCGTGATCGGGGTCGACGCCAACCCGCTCGGCGCGTATCTCTCGCCCCCGCTGACCACCGTGGAATTCAAACCGGCCGCCGTCGCCGACATCGCCATCGCCGCCACTCTCGCGGAACTCGGGTTGCCCGATCGAACTGCCCGCGAGCCCGCGCCGCTGGCCGAGCTGATCGTCCGCGCCTCCACCTAG
- a CDS encoding alpha/beta fold hydrolase: MSTHHRTITVGDAEISYREAGDPDKPDFLLLHGFPASSFMFRHLIELLADRFHLIAPDYPGFGHSAAPDRAGFDYTFDHLAEIMDRFTAAIGLTHYGLYLQDFGGPIGFRLATAHPERVRFLVLQNANAYAEGLPDSFWSPLRTLWQDPTDDNRAVIRAAGMSDAALEWNYTHGVADPTAVDPDNWLLQHALLARPGAQDNMLDLLYDYRTNPEHYPQWQAYLREHRPPTLITWGRNDAIFPESGAHPYLRDLPDAELHLLDTGHFALEDHAQVIAGHIARFTVGIPVPSGSR; the protein is encoded by the coding sequence ATGAGCACGCACCACCGCACGATCACCGTCGGCGATGCCGAGATCTCCTACCGGGAGGCGGGAGATCCGGACAAGCCGGATTTCCTTCTGCTGCACGGCTTTCCCGCATCCTCGTTCATGTTCCGGCACCTGATCGAACTGCTCGCCGACCGCTTCCACCTGATCGCGCCGGACTATCCCGGATTCGGGCACAGCGCCGCGCCCGACCGCGCCGGATTCGACTACACCTTCGACCATCTCGCCGAGATCATGGACCGCTTCACCGCGGCGATCGGCCTGACCCACTACGGCCTGTACCTGCAGGACTTCGGCGGCCCGATCGGATTCCGGCTCGCCACCGCCCATCCCGAGCGGGTCCGGTTCCTCGTCCTGCAGAACGCCAACGCCTACGCCGAAGGGCTGCCCGACAGCTTCTGGTCGCCGCTCCGCACCCTGTGGCAGGACCCGACCGACGACAACCGCGCCGTGATCCGCGCCGCCGGCATGTCGGACGCCGCGCTGGAATGGAACTACACCCACGGCGTCGCCGACCCGACCGCCGTCGACCCGGACAACTGGCTGTTGCAGCACGCCCTGCTCGCCCGGCCCGGCGCGCAGGACAACATGCTCGACCTGCTGTACGACTACCGCACCAACCCCGAGCACTACCCACAGTGGCAGGCCTACCTGCGCGAGCACCGGCCGCCGACCCTCATCACCTGGGGCCGCAACGACGCCATCTTCCCGGAATCCGGGGCCCACCCGTACCTGCGCGACCTGCCCGACGCCGAACTGCACCTGCTCGACACCGGGCATTTCGCCCTCGAAGATCACGCGCAGGTCATCGCCGGCCACATCGCGCGCTTCACGGTCGGCATACCGGTTCCCTCGGGCTCGCGCTGA